The proteins below come from a single Serratia ficaria genomic window:
- a CDS encoding capsule assembly Wzi family protein — MRAKLNGLVAAGLFTCALTGHAAGLVTPDNDLRNDLAWLSDRGVINVSLSTWPLSQEEISSVIAQAKPVTNTEKNVIDRVQRRVDALKANIRVSGYASTDKPGTPQGFGQNEYADDRLTIGAGANGEFWDVRLQGSVEGDQRVSDGSKFNMQGSYGAVKIWNQWLSFGEVSQWWGPGYDGSLIRSDAARPVTGFLLQRADQSPFETPWLSWIGRWQYQLTAGQLSQYTAVPHTKLIGGRFTMMPTDFLELGASRIMQWGGEGRPQSWSSFWDAATGKDNDDSGQGNDPGNQLAGFDFKLKMQPLIGMPVSLYGQLVGEDEAGMLPSKNTYLLGLEGHPEWGSSTINWSIEGADTRADRNRKNYVYNHYTYKGGYYQQGYPLGHAMGGDGQMLSGRVELVLDDSQRWSTRLVYAKVNPVNQSINQAFPKSDTLKGVQLGWGYTFPSAVKFDTSLWYTNSDASTADDVGAGVSFEVPIDL; from the coding sequence ATTAACCGGCCATGCCGCCGGTCTGGTGACCCCTGACAACGATCTGCGCAACGATCTCGCGTGGCTGTCCGACCGCGGCGTGATTAACGTCAGCCTGTCCACCTGGCCGCTGAGCCAGGAAGAAATCAGCTCGGTCATCGCCCAGGCCAAACCGGTGACCAATACCGAAAAGAACGTCATCGATCGCGTGCAACGCCGCGTTGATGCGTTAAAAGCCAATATCCGCGTCAGCGGTTACGCTTCCACCGACAAGCCCGGCACTCCGCAGGGTTTCGGTCAGAATGAATACGCCGACGATCGCCTGACCATCGGCGCCGGCGCCAACGGCGAATTCTGGGACGTGCGTCTGCAGGGGTCGGTCGAAGGCGATCAGCGCGTCAGCGACGGCTCCAAATTCAATATGCAGGGTTCCTACGGTGCGGTGAAGATCTGGAACCAGTGGCTGTCCTTCGGTGAAGTTTCCCAATGGTGGGGCCCTGGCTATGACGGCAGCCTGATCCGCTCCGACGCCGCGCGCCCGGTCACCGGCTTCCTGCTGCAGCGCGCCGACCAGTCGCCGTTCGAAACGCCATGGCTGTCGTGGATTGGCCGCTGGCAGTACCAGCTGACCGCCGGCCAGCTGTCGCAATATACCGCAGTACCTCACACCAAACTGATCGGCGGCCGCTTTACCATGATGCCGACCGACTTCCTCGAACTGGGCGCCTCGCGCATCATGCAATGGGGCGGTGAAGGCCGTCCGCAATCCTGGAGCTCTTTCTGGGATGCGGCAACCGGTAAAGACAACGATGATTCCGGCCAGGGCAACGATCCGGGCAACCAGCTCGCCGGCTTCGATTTCAAGCTGAAAATGCAGCCGCTGATCGGCATGCCGGTCAGCCTGTACGGCCAGTTGGTGGGTGAAGACGAAGCCGGCATGCTGCCGTCGAAGAACACCTATCTTCTGGGCCTGGAAGGTCACCCGGAGTGGGGTTCATCCACCATTAACTGGTCGATTGAAGGGGCGGACACCCGCGCCGACCGTAACCGCAAAAATTACGTGTATAACCACTACACCTATAAGGGTGGTTACTACCAGCAGGGTTACCCGCTGGGCCACGCCATGGGCGGCGACGGCCAGATGTTGTCCGGCCGCGTAGAGCTGGTGCTGGATGACAGCCAGCGCTGGAGCACCCGTCTGGTGTACGCCAAGGTGAACCCGGTCAATCAGTCCATCAACCAGGCGTTCCCGAAATCCGACACGCTGAAAGGCGTTCAGCTCGGCTGGGGCTACACCTTCCCTTCCGCAGTCAAATTCGATACCAGCCTGTGGTACACCAACAGCGACGCCAGCACGGCGGACGACGTGGGCGCCGGCGTCAGCTTCGAAGTGCCGATCGATCTGTAA